A section of the Citrus sinensis cultivar Valencia sweet orange chromosome 8, DVS_A1.0, whole genome shotgun sequence genome encodes:
- the LOC102627803 gene encoding protein RADIALIS-like 2 isoform X1 has protein sequence MASSSMSSRGSSGSWTAEQNKAFERALAVYDKDTPDRWYNVARAVGGKTADEVKKHYELLVEDIKHIESGHVPFPKYRTPSGNGNVGERMKNLKLH, from the exons ATGGCATCGAGTTCAATGTCGAGCCGGGGGTCATCGGGGTCGTGGACTGCTGAGCAGAACAAGGCCTTTGAGAGGGCACTGGCCGTGTACGACAAGGACACCCCAGACCGTTGGTACAATGTAGCCAGGGCCGTTGGTGGCAAAACCGCCGATGAAGTGAAGAAGCACTATGAGCTTCTTGTTGAAGATATCAAACATATTGAGTCCGGCCATGTCCCCTTCCCCAAATACAGGACCCCTTCAGGCAATGGCAACGTGGGTGAGAG GATGAAGAATCTGAAGCTGCACTGA
- the LOC102627803 gene encoding protein RADIALIS-like 2 isoform X2, whose translation MASSSMSSRGSSGSWTAEQNKAFERALAVYDKDTPDRWYNVARAVGGKTADEVKKHYELLVEDIKHIESGHVPFPKYRTPSGNGNVGER comes from the coding sequence ATGGCATCGAGTTCAATGTCGAGCCGGGGGTCATCGGGGTCGTGGACTGCTGAGCAGAACAAGGCCTTTGAGAGGGCACTGGCCGTGTACGACAAGGACACCCCAGACCGTTGGTACAATGTAGCCAGGGCCGTTGGTGGCAAAACCGCCGATGAAGTGAAGAAGCACTATGAGCTTCTTGTTGAAGATATCAAACATATTGAGTCCGGCCATGTCCCCTTCCCCAAATACAGGACCCCTTCAGGCAATGGCAACGTGGGTGAGAGGTAA